The window TACCTCCTTGACGGTATGTCTTTCATGCCACTGTGAATTATAATATAAATCAGCACTTTTGAGAGAAGGGATGGAATCACAATGTCCGTTATCACGATAGATGATGAAAAAATCGGTGTGCTGTCCGACACGCACGGAAGTTTCCCCGCATGGCGGAAGGCGCTCGCGCTCTTCGGCCCGGAGGTGAAGACGATCCTGCATGCCGGCGACGTGCTCTATCACGGCCCGCGCAACAGCGTCCCCGGAGGTTATACCCCCGCGGATCTTTTTGAGGCGATAAACGGTTTTCAGCGCGGTGGCGGCAGGGTGCTGATCGCCGAGGGAAACTGCGACGCCGCCGTCGACCGCATGGTGCTCGAACCGGAGATGGAGAAGTGCGTCTCTCTGGTATGGCGCGGCAAAAAGATCCTCATGATGCACGGGGACAACTTCTCGCTGCTGCGCGAGATGGCGCGCTACAATAAGGTGGATCTTGCAATATCCGGCCACACGCATATTGGCTCGCTTGTGCGCGAGGGGGGAGTGATTTTCCTCAACCCCGGCTCGACGACGATACCGAAGGGGCGGGACCCGGAGAGCGCCGCGATTCTTGACGGCGAGGGCATCAGGATAATGACTCTCGACGGAAGGGAACTTCACTTTGAAAAATGGTAAGAGCGGGGTGCCGCCGGTATTCAGACCGCGCAGGTTCTGGACCTCGGTGCTCTGGCTTGTATTTCTCGCGGCGGGGGCCGCGTTCAGCTGTATATTCGGCGTATTCGCCTTTTTCACGGCGGTGCTGGTCGCCGTATTTATCGGGCTGAATGAGTTTGGCCGCTGGCCCTATAAGACGAACCTTGTTATCTGCGCCGGTACCGCCGTGGTGGTCGCGGTGGCGGGGATATTTACCTGGATGGAGATTACATCGCTCTTTGTGCTGTTCTTTACGATGAGCGCCTATATGTTCTATTTCAGAGACCGCACGAGCCGCCTGATACCGGCGCTTGAGACCTTCGCCGCCTCTCTCGCGAAGGCTCCCGATTTTGATTCGATAATTGAAAACGCCTGGCGCGGCATGCAGGAGATGGCTCCCGACGCCGCCGTCTTCGTCGTCCTTGCCGATATTGAAGGCTGTCTTTACATACCAGACCATTTCGGCCAGCCGGGGCGCGCTTTGAAGAGAAACGGCGGCACCCCCTGGAAGGTATTCGCCTCGGGACGTCCGATAAATATTCCCCGCGTCTCGACAGGGCGGGATCAGCCGCTCGACAGGGACGCTCTCTCGCTGATCTCCGCGCCGATCACCGCGCGGGCTGAGAAGCTCGGTGTGCTCCAGCTGGAGGCCGGTACGGCGGGAGCCTTCAGCGAGGAGGATGTGGCGAAGCTCTCGCTTGCGGCGATGATCATCGGCCAGGAGCTGTATATGTTCGAGGCTTCGGAGGCGGCCGAAGCAGAGGACGGCGTCGATGATCCTGATTGATATGCACGTGCACAGCCGCTGTTCCGACGGTACCTTTACGCCTGAGGAGCTCGCGGCGGCGGCGCGGCGGCGCGGACTTTCGCTGCTGGCGCTGACGGACCATGATACGACCGCCGGGCTTGCCCCCTTTATGAGGGCCTGCGCCAAAGACGGGGTCAAGGGGCTCTGCGGGATCGAACTTTCGGCGGAGGCTCCCTTTACGCTTCATATATTGGGCTACCGGATATCGCCGGGAGCTGGCAGGCTGGAGGAGCGGCTGGACTATATCCGCGAAAGGCGCGACGTGCGCAACCTTCTGATCTGCGAAAAGCTGCGCGCGCTCGGGCTGGACGTCGCCATAGACGAAGTGCGCGAGATATCGGGCGGCGAGGTGGTAGCCCGTCCGCACATCGCGCGGCTCCTTATAAACAAAGGCTACGCCGGCAGCGTCACGGAGGCCTTCACAAAATATCTCGCGCGGGGGGCCGCGGCCTATGTGGCGCGCGAGAGGCTCTCTGCGGAGGAGTGTATATCGCTTATCCGCGAGGCGGGCGGCGTGGCTGTACTGGCGCATCCTTTTCAGTGCCGTCTTGACGACGAAGGGCTGGAGGCGCTGCTTTCCAGGCTCAAGGGGGCCGGGCTGTGGGGGATGGAGGCCATCTACGGCGCAAACTCGCCGGAGACGACCTACCGCCATCTGAAGATGGCGGGGAAGTTTGGCCTCTACGCGACCGCCGGTTCGGATTTTCACGGAGGCAACAGCCCAGGGACTGAGCTCGGCATGCCGGTCTGCGAAGATCTTCTTCCGTGGGCCAGGCTGGGTATAAGATAAAATAAGAGGATTATCTGGATAGATACCGCAGGAGGTAATAAGGAAATGTATCATAAAATAATGGATTTCAGAAGCGATACAGTCACCAGGCCGTCGGAGGAGATGCGGCGCGTCATCGCGGCCGCCGAGGTGGGAGACGACATATACGGCGACGACCCGTCGTCGAACGCGCTCTGCAAGTATGCCGCGGAGATAACGGGTAAGGAGGCGGCGATCTTTGCCTGTTCTGGAACGATGGG is drawn from Cloacibacillus porcorum and contains these coding sequences:
- a CDS encoding GAF domain-containing protein; the protein is MKNGKSGVPPVFRPRRFWTSVLWLVFLAAGAAFSCIFGVFAFFTAVLVAVFIGLNEFGRWPYKTNLVICAGTAVVVAVAGIFTWMEITSLFVLFFTMSAYMFYFRDRTSRLIPALETFAASLAKAPDFDSIIENAWRGMQEMAPDAAVFVVLADIEGCLYIPDHFGQPGRALKRNGGTPWKVFASGRPINIPRVSTGRDQPLDRDALSLISAPITARAEKLGVLQLEAGTAGAFSEEDVAKLSLAAMIIGQELYMFEASEAAEAEDGVDDPD
- a CDS encoding PHP domain-containing protein translates to MILIDMHVHSRCSDGTFTPEELAAAARRRGLSLLALTDHDTTAGLAPFMRACAKDGVKGLCGIELSAEAPFTLHILGYRISPGAGRLEERLDYIRERRDVRNLLICEKLRALGLDVAIDEVREISGGEVVARPHIARLLINKGYAGSVTEAFTKYLARGAAAYVARERLSAEECISLIREAGGVAVLAHPFQCRLDDEGLEALLSRLKGAGLWGMEAIYGANSPETTYRHLKMAGKFGLYATAGSDFHGGNSPGTELGMPVCEDLLPWARLGIR
- the yfcE gene encoding phosphodiesterase, with protein sequence MSVITIDDEKIGVLSDTHGSFPAWRKALALFGPEVKTILHAGDVLYHGPRNSVPGGYTPADLFEAINGFQRGGGRVLIAEGNCDAAVDRMVLEPEMEKCVSLVWRGKKILMMHGDNFSLLREMARYNKVDLAISGHTHIGSLVREGGVIFLNPGSTTIPKGRDPESAAILDGEGIRIMTLDGRELHFEKW